One Synechococcus sp. Nb3U1 genomic window, AACCCGCCCAAAAACCCGAGCGGAGCCGGTGACCGCCCAGGGATCCTACCTACCCCCGGCCTCGGTTCAATCGGTACAGGTAACCCGTTGGGAGGGATCCCGTCTGGAGCTGATCGACACCCCCGGCCTCGACGAAGTGGATGGAGAAACCCGAGCCCAACTGGCCCAGGAGGTTGCGCAGCGGGCGGATTTGATCCTGTTTGTGATCTGTGGAGACTTGACACGGGTGGAGTTTGAGGCGTTGGCGGCCCTACGGGAGGCAGGTAAACCGATGCTGCTGGTGTTCAACAAAATCGACCAGTACCCCGAGGCAGATCGGCAGGCTATCTACGACAAAATCCGCAATGAACGGGTGCGGCAGCTCCTTTCTGCCAACGAAATCGTGATGGTGGCGGCATCCCCCCGCATTCCTCGCTTGGTGCAAAAGCCGGATGGCAGCTTCGGGGCGCAGCTAGAGGTGGGATCCCCGCAGGTGGATGGGTTACGGCTGAAGATCCTGGAAGTCTTGCACCGGGAGGGGCGTTCTCTGCTGGCTCTGAATGCTTTGCTGTTTGCGGATCGCTTGAATCAACAGGTGATCGAACGTAAGCTAGAAACCCGCTCTGAACAAGCGCAAGATCTGATTGGCTCAGCAGCACGCACCAAAGCGCTGGCGGTGGCCCTCAACCCGATCACCCTGTTGGATACGCTGGGGGGCTTGGCCATCGATGTCGCCCTCATCCTGCGCCTATCTCACTTGTACGGGTTACCCATGAGCACTCAGGGGGCGACTCAACTGCTACAAAAGATCATCCTCAGCATGCTCAGCCTGGGGGCCGGGGAATGGGTAGCCCTGTTGGGGTTAGGATCCCTGAAAACCTTGCTGGGGGGATCCGTTCCCTTCGGTGGGGGGTTCTCTTTGGGGGCCTACACCTCCGTGGCCCTCACCCAAGCGGTGTTGGCGGGGGTTTCCTGTTACGCGATTGGGGAATCGGCCCGCCGCTACCTCACCCAAGGAGCCAGTTGGGGACCCGAGGGGCCCAAAGCTGGCATTGCCCAGATTTTGGCCGACCTAGACGAAGCCTCGATCACCGCCCGCATCCGCGAAGAAATCCGCGACAAAATCGGATCTGCTCTCCCCTGAAGCACCCTACAATCAAAGGGCTGAGCCGGTTACTTCCATGACCTACTGCCTTGGCATCATCACGCACTCCGGGTTGGTGATGGCCGCAGATTCCCGTACCAATGCAGGGGTTGATTACGTCTCCACCTATCAAAAATTGTTCGATTTCTCGTTGCCAGAAGAGCGGGTGATCTTGATCTGCACCTCCGGCAACTTATCCATTACCCAGAGCGTCCTCACCGAGATTCAGCGGGATCTGCGCCAACAGGAAACCCTCAACCTGCACACCCTGCCCAATCTCTACGACATCGCCCGCTACCTGGGCTCCAAAATTCGCATCATTCAAGAGCAAGACCGCCCCTGGCTGGAAAAAGATGGCATCGATGCCCAATGCAGCCTGCTGCTGGGGGGACAGATCCGCGGCGAAAATCCATCCCTCTACCTGATTTACAACCAGGGCAACTGCATTCAGGCCACCCCCGAAACCCCCTTTTTGCAGGTGGGGGAAACCAAATATGGCAAACCGATCCTAGATCGCACC contains:
- a CDS encoding DUF697 domain-containing protein, yielding MARRNTLQDDLNYQQAKRSLRQWVAQLDLQPQEAVGLEAELHSLQTLLDKLETEVIHIAAFGLVGRGKSSLLNALLGESVFETGPTHGVTRSQQAAAWNVSWETRPKTRAEPVTAQGSYLPPASVQSVQVTRWEGSRLELIDTPGLDEVDGETRAQLAQEVAQRADLILFVICGDLTRVEFEALAALREAGKPMLLVFNKIDQYPEADRQAIYDKIRNERVRQLLSANEIVMVAASPRIPRLVQKPDGSFGAQLEVGSPQVDGLRLKILEVLHREGRSLLALNALLFADRLNQQVIERKLETRSEQAQDLIGSAARTKALAVALNPITLLDTLGGLAIDVALILRLSHLYGLPMSTQGATQLLQKIILSMLSLGAGEWVALLGLGSLKTLLGGSVPFGGGFSLGAYTSVALTQAVLAGVSCYAIGESARRYLTQGASWGPEGPKAGIAQILADLDEASITARIREEIRDKIGSALP
- a CDS encoding proteasome-type protease → MTYCLGIITHSGLVMAADSRTNAGVDYVSTYQKLFDFSLPEERVILICTSGNLSITQSVLTEIQRDLRQQETLNLHTLPNLYDIARYLGSKIRIIQEQDRPWLEKDGIDAQCSLLLGGQIRGENPSLYLIYNQGNCIQATPETPFLQVGETKYGKPILDRTLSYETPLEDAAKCALLSIDSTMKSNISVGPPIDLVMVQADQLKVSHRLRLRTGDPYLAKMRKLWESSLKQAFDQMPPIEWAYLDPQDQEELID